In Aspergillus fumigatus Af293 chromosome 2, whole genome shotgun sequence, a genomic segment contains:
- a CDS encoding Zn(II)2Cys6 transcription factor, giving the protein MQNSRLRLLPLYRYLYRDTQGRHGTMRRAHTKSRTGCRTCKTRRIRCDETWPSCKRCTSTGRRCDGPSLTKTSPVAVSFTQIWTLTSTVRMRQFPRLWEESEQDARYVQYFIERLSRDMPGCGGEYAAWRALMIQAMHQEIAIRRGVVALSALMQEQLENGSVGIHGFDAPPRSSRYLFGLKKYGKALASLQELIMEMGNDRYLTQVALLCGIVCIWFEILMRDYLAGLSHLEMCLKIVLNVGPLGNIDSDIQRAYARMDMQASLYVGIRTPVTVPEEMPPIPYVFDSFNQAETCLMEEYARVIHFYRNGGNFYRTYQPDGVPLELVAYTQTLQSRLELWKSAFGYSYSCQKAQGSPQTSARASLLLIQYYIALVTVSTSVYAEETLYDRFLDAFKRILSLVRTSNACCQSTVATSLVGVPIKMGVIYPLYFVATKCRDSAVRQEAIDLLSSAPCPDVVWEAPILTAVSRRAKEIEELGLDENEPIPEFKRLHGLGWGIDYETRQVSVQFRRRPNGMDGEWDEWKECLSW; this is encoded by the exons ATGCAGAACAGCCGACTGCGGTTACTGCCATTATATCGATACTTATATAGAGATACGCAAGGAAGACACGGTACAATGCGCAGAGCCCATACGAAATCAAGGACCGGTTGCCGAACATGCAA AACCCGTCGGATCCGCTGCGACGAGACATGGCCCTCCTGCAAGCGTTGTACAAGCACAGGCCGTCGCTGCGATGGCCCTTCTCTTACGAAGACTAGCCCAGTTGCAGTCTCATTCACCCAGATATGGACATTGACTTCCACAGTGAGAATGCGACAATTTCCCAGGCTATGGGAAGAAAGCGAACAAGACGCTCGCTATGTGCAATACTTCATCGAGCGTCTCTCCCGGGACATGCCGGGTTGTGGCGGCGAATACGCAGCCTGGCGAGCTCTCATGATCCAAGCCATGCACCAGGAGATTGCTATTCGTCGTGGTGTTGTCGCTCTGAGCGCGCTCATGCAGGAACAACTGGAGAATGGCTCAGTGGGTATACATGGGTTTGATGCACCTCCTCGGAGCAGTCGGTATCTTTTCGGGCTGAAGAAGTATGGCAAAGCGTTGGCTTCCTTGCAGGAATTGATCATGGAGATGGGGAACGACAGATATCTTACCCAGGTAGCCCTGCTCTGTGGCATCGTCTGTATATGGTTTGAGATTCTTATGCGGGATTACCTTGCCGGGTTGAGTCACCTGGAGATGTGTTTGAAGATTGTCCTCAATGTGGGCCCTTTGGGAAATATCGACTCGGATATCCAAAGAGCATATGCGCGAATGGACATGCAAGCATCGCTGTATGTCGGGATTCGCACCCCCGTCACCGTCCCCGAAGAAATGCCCCCGATCCCCTACGTCTTCGACTCCTTCAATCAGGCCGAGACCTGCTTGATGGAGGAGTACGCTCGAGTCATCCATTTTTACCGTAATGGAGGGAACTTCTACCGTACCTATCAACCAGATGGCGTTCCGCTGGAGCTGGTCGCATATACTCAGACCCTGCAGTCGCGTCTGGAGCTCTGGAAGTCGGCATTCGGGTACTCCTATTCGTGCCAGAAAGCCCAGGGCAGCCCGCAGACTTCTGCGCGCGCTTCTCTTCTGCTCATCCAGTATTACATCGCACTCGTGACTGTATCCACATCCGTCTATGCTGAGGAAACGCTGTATGATCGGTTCCTCGATGCGTTCAAGCGGATTCTTTCCCTGGTGAGAACATCCAACGCCTGCTGTCAGAGCACAGTCGCAACTTCGCTCGTCGGCGTTCCCATAAAGATGGGCGTCATATACCCATTGTATTTTGTCGCAACCAAATGTCGAGACTCGGCGGTCCGGCAGGAGGCCATCGACTTGTTGTCCTCGGCGCCGTGTCCAGATGTAGTCTGGGAAGCGCCGATCCTGACGGCTGTGTCACGGAGGGCGAAGGAAATCGAGGAGCTAGGTCTCGACGAAAACGAGCCGATTCCAGAGTTCAAGAGGCTTCATGGCCTCGGGTGGGGGATTGATTATGAAACTCGCCAAGTGAGTGTCCAATTCCGTAGACGACCCAACGGAATGGACGGCGAGTGGGACGAATGGAAGGAATGTCTTAGCTGGTAG
- a CDS encoding RTA1 domain-containing protein has product MPTPSTQVSAPMPTITAPCTLDTCPLDWALVRYMPSLPGNALYLALFLIMLVVQIYQGLRSRTWSYLACMTGGLLLEVVGYGGRLMLHSNPFNFSAFLQYLICLTIGPAFITAAIYLCFGRVIIVYGEGFSRIKSRTYAIIFVTCDLLCLILQAAGGAVTATAGRDQDGLRHTGINIMITGLAAQVASLGAFMALALDYLWRLRRHRQSQSCVFSVGGCWQWRGFLWGIGIATFLIFIRSIFRTAELNGGFSSDLANDEVAFMILEGASMVIACGGMSIFHPGMSLKGHWKDPMSCPLKTQQDEGHFLAETGQGNRH; this is encoded by the exons ATGCCTACTCCATCAACCCAGGTCTCTGCACCAATGCCGACCATCACGGCCCCCTGCACGCTAGATACATGTCCCCTCGACTGGGCTCTGGTGCGCTACATGCCCAGTCTCCCGGGAAATGCCCTATACTTAGCTCTCTTCCTTATCATGCTGGTTGTGCAGATCTATCAGGGACTGCGCTCCCGCACCTGGTCCTACCTCGCTTGCATGACTGGCGGGCTCCTTCTTGAAGTCGTCGGCTACGGCGGACGCCTCATGCTTCACTCAAATCCGTTCAATTTCTCGGCCTTCCTCCA GTACCTCATCTGTCTTACCATCGGACCCGCTTTTATCACCGCAGCGATCTACCTCTGTTTTGGACGGGTCATCATTGTCTACGGCGAAGGCTTCTCCAGAATTAAATCTCGAACATATGCCATTATCTTCGTGACCTGCGACCTTCTATGCCTCATTCTGCAGGCCGCAGGTGGAGCTGTGACTGCCACTGCAGGCCGGGACCAAGACGGCCTCCGCCATACCGGGATCAATATCATGATCACAGGGCTAGCAGCGCAGGTTGCATCGCTGGGGGCCTTCATGGCGCTTGCCCTCGATTATCTGTGGAGACTGCGCAGACACCGACAGTCACAGTCCTGCGTGTTCTCCGTCGGTGGCTGTTGGCAATGGAGGGGGTTTCTCTGGG GCATTGGAATTGCAactttcctcatcttcattcgATCGATCTTTCGTACGGCCGAATTGAACGGCGGGTTCAGCAGTGACCTTGCCAATGACGAGGTTGCGTTCATGATCCTCGAGGGTGCGAGCATGGTCATCGCCTGTGGCGGTATGAGTATATTCCACCCGGGAATGAGTCTGAAAGGGCATTGGAAGGACCCCATGTCCTGTCCCTTGAAGACCCAGCAGGATGAGGGCCATTTTTTGGCTGAGACTGGCCAGGGGAATAGACATTAG
- a CDS encoding transcription factor domain-containing protein: MPPYDTGDTKPSLPARRVVVARSSVTVCVQVLPSSFYLDLQERCTYISASARRRSPANDPLSSAAASPQLPASVTSAQMPLGQSEVVDTFGTDAPGIPGEFSFEIKAAVHERLGRPSAKKRCPILLADAPLFGLLSLSRTTDLAVSPADNVLPPRKHADRLLSLYWQCLDPLEPLLDQRSFSAAYQALFDGSEMEYDEQIFICTLNLVFALSTQLQESISSEQRNSASQIFFLRAWHLLDPEVVLWQAGSLEIVQCLLLLTRYLQCTPNLQQTWMALGSAVRIALSIGLDRSERNLSGSDRGNQVARDVWQQCVFMDRSLSWSLGRHSTVPSVPFLSLDPVWNGNDLPDPDGETNASVSRIMQELNKITGYIGLSQVLTGSSAAARQDFLLPTQAGPGAVLQIDECLTRLENRLPPVPYNMTKGETANPFDGRLILLRLRLAHTRIVFLRPVIARLCLSYLQTQKVSPPAETSIGDRILETCATLCVDNAQKLIMLVQECSRPDKTGLIPWWYRVFYIYIAMQHLIAAMLRPDLFGTVVPESWNTAVSVLSAHERLSPSVRRCLNKLQMMWQTVIDIQSPPTHEAAPSSMDYNTGLQDVFGYLGFDAQMPLFGLDDPAWLDNVDWTPWPS, translated from the exons ATGCCTCCCTACGACACAGGCGATACAAAACCGTCCTTGCCTGCGCGACGTGTCGTCGTCGCAAGGTCAAGTGTGACGGTCTGCGTCCAGGTGCTCCCATCCTCTTTTTACCT AGACCTCCAAGAACGATGCACTTACATCTCGGCGTCAGCCCGTCGTAGAAGTCCTGCCAACGACCCTCTTTCATCAGCTGCGGCATCTCCACAACTCCCGGCTTCTGTTACGTCTGCTCAAATGCCTTTGGGGCAATCCGAAGTCGTCGACACTTTTGGCACTGATGCCCCCGGTATTCCAGGAGAATTCTCTTTTGAGATCAAGGCTGCTGTGCATGAAAGATTGGGGCGACCGTCCGCCAAAAAGCGGTGCCCTATTCTTCTGGCAGACGCCCCGTTATTCGGCTTATTGTCTCTTTCGCGTACTACTGATCTCGCTGTAAGTCCCGCGGATAATGTCCTACCCCCTCGCAAGCATGCAGACCGCTTGTTGAGCCTGTACTGGCAATGTCTCGACCCTCTGGAACCACTACTTGATCAGAGATCCTTTAGTGCCGCCTATCAGGCACTATTTGACGGTAGCGAGATGGAATACGATGAACAAATCTTTATTTGCACGCTCAACCTTGTATTTGCTTTGTCTACCCAGTTACAGGAATCCATCTCTTCGGAACAGAGAAATAGTGCCAGTCAAATATTCTTTCTTCGAGCCTGGCATCTGTTGGATCCGGAGGTTGTCCTCTGGCAAGCAGGCTCATTGGAGATCGTTCAATGCCTGCTTCTCCTGACCAGATATCTTCAGTGTACCCCGAACCTACAGCAGACGTGGATGGCGCTGGGTTCGGCTGTGCGGATTGCCCTGAGCATTGGCCTCGACCGCTCAGAGAGGAATCTGTCCGGGTCAGATAGGGGGAACCAGGTGGCACGGGATGTTTGGCAGCAGTGCGTATTTATGGACAG AAGCCTTTCTTGGTCGCTTGGGCGGCATTCCACAGTACCTAGTGTACCCTTTCTATCCTTGGACCCGGTTTGGAATGGTAACGATCTACCTGATCCGGACGGTGAGACCAATGCTTCAGTCTCTCGGATAATGCAGGAGCTGAACAAAATCACCGGCTACATTGGTCTTTCTCAAGTACTCACCGGCAGCAGTGCAGCAGCCAGGCAGGACTTCCTTCTACCAACCCAAGCCGGGCCAGGTGCCGTGTTACAGATCGACGAATGCCTTACTAGATTAGAAAACAGACTTCCCCCCGTCCCGTACAATATGACCAAAGGCGAAACCGCTAATCCCTTCGACGGACGgctgattcttcttcgtctccg TCTGGCGCACACACGCATCGTGTTTCTGAGACCTGTCATAGCTCGCCTCTGTTTATCGTATCTGCAAACGCAGAAAGTTTCCCCACCAGCTGAAACGAGCATAGGCGATCGCATCCTCGAAACATGCGCCACGCTGTGCGTCGACAACGCACAGAAACTCATCATGCTGGTTCAGGAGTGCTCACGACCCGATAAGACTGGACTCATACCCTGGTGGTACCGTGTTTTCTACATCTACATTGCAATGCAGCATTTGATAGCAGCGATGCTGCGACCTGATCTCTTCGGGACTGTGGTCCCGGAGTCATGGAACACAGCTGTATCAGTACTTAGTGCACATGAACGCCTCAGCCCATCTGTGAGGCGATGTTTGAACAAGCTTCAGATGATGTGGCAGACGGTCATCGATATTCAGTCGCCACCCACCCACGAAGCTGCTCCATCCAGCATGGACTACAACACGGGGCTCCAGGACGTCTTCGGGTACCTTGGATTTGATGCTCAAATGCCGCTGTTCGGGTTGGACGATCCAGCGTGGCTGGACAATGTGGATTGGACACCATGGCCGTCCTAA
- a CDS encoding cupin domain-containing protein, translating into MAENALSSPKRYITENDDEGNSFFSNTLSGSLPVVNDLGGALARLGYTTDRPPVVLTNGNDLKLYETSLKELPPLVTPGGGANVWYIDTPPDSESPMHRTVSLDFVIQIAGEIELILSSGETRIIRPGDLTIQRSTLHKWRNPSKTQWSRMVGVMSECHPVVTKNGTLGEDFPKN; encoded by the coding sequence ATGGCTGAGAACGCTCTTTCCAGCCCCAAACGCTACATAACcgagaatgatgatgagggcAACTCCTTTTTCTCGAATACCCTCAGCGGGTCCCTTCCTGTTGTGAACGATCTCGGCGGAGCTCTCGCACGTCTGGGCTATACTACAGATAGACCACCCGTGGTACTCACCAACGGCAACGACCTCAAGCTCTACGAGACATCGCTCAAGGAGCTACCTCCACTGGTGACTCCGGGGGGCGGTGCCAATGTTTGGTATATCGACACGCCTCCAGACTCGGAAAGTCCCATGCATCGGACCGTGAGCCTGGACTTTGTCATCCAGATCGCCGGCGAGATCGAGCTTATCCTGTCCTCTGGTGAAACGCGCATCATCAGGCCCGGGGACCTGACAATTCAGCGATCTACTCTGCACAAATGGCGGAACCCGAGCAAGACACAGTGGTCTCGTATGGTTGGCGTCATGTCGGAGTGTCACCCTGTGGTCACTAAGAATGGAACTCTGGGAGAGGATTTTCCCAAAAATTGA